The following are from one region of the Salvelinus sp. IW2-2015 unplaced genomic scaffold, ASM291031v2 Un_scaffold8699, whole genome shotgun sequence genome:
- the LOC139027249 gene encoding nuclease EXOG, mitochondrial-like, producing the protein MIEPQLEDIDIEEMKTQHEVKVLNNNKDIVNQAVNTDYENNGLVLTRGHLFPCSYAPDDESKRSTFTLTNIVPQDSSFNGGSWNRMELNVRTTLVKNCKNNNQIEAYLVTGAVPNDNNDNNNNKRVNIPDLLWTAFCCKNNLGQWEAGAYWGENIKDNGKILNLKTLGALEVMLKKSYNVDVKVFHDKCPRNVNVQQVESVEEEPGKKRVGSGDGNGEGSNKKAKTSN; encoded by the exons ATGATCGAGCCCCAG CTTGAAGATATAGATATAGAAGAGATGAAAACCCAACATGAGGTGAAGGTGcttaataataataaagataTAGTCAACCAGGCTGTGAACACAGACTACGAGAATAACGGCCTGGTTCTGACCAGAGGCCACCTTTTCCCATGTTCATATGCACCCGATGATGAATCCAAGAGGTCCACTTTCACCCTGACAAACATCGTTCCCCAGGATAGCTCCTTCAACGGGGGCAGCTGGAATAGAATGGAGCTCAACGTCAGAACAACTCTTGTGAAGAACTGTAAGAATAACAACCAGATAGAGGCCTATTTGGTGACTGGAGCAGTTCCCAACgacaacaacgacaacaacaacaacaaacgagTGAACATCCCAGATCTCCTGTGGACAGCCTTCTGCTGTAAAAACAACCTGGGACAGTGGGAGGCCGGAGCATACTGGGGGGAGAACATAAAGGACAATGGTAAAATATTGAACCTGAAAACCTTGGGAGCACTCGAAGTCATGTTGAAGAAAAGCTACAATGTTGATGTCAAGGTGTTTCACGATAAATGTCCAAGAAACGTTAATGTACAACAGGTTGAGAGTGTAGAAGAGGAGCCAGGGAAAAAGAGGGTAGGGAGCGGAGACGGGAACGGCGAAGGGAGCAATAAGAAGGCGAAAACATCAAATTAA